ATTTTATTGGCTGTTCTGTCAGAGAGTTCACCTTCATGGCCCAGAAGCCAGGATGTGGGAGACTGCAGATCACAACTGACGCCTGCTGGGGGCGCTGTGAGACCTGGGaggtgaggaacacacacacacacacacacacacacacacacacacacacacacaatctcttcTATGTTTACTATCTGCATTTATTAGATCATAACAAAAGCCTTGTCGATCATTCAAACATCTGGATACTGAGAATTACACAACTGAAACCAATTTTTTGGCTTTCAACTCATAATTCATCATTACATAATAATGATACAtaaaaaaaccccccaaaaaaacagaaaaataaaataaataaataagtgcacTGTCTTGAGTTTTGTGTTGCTCCTGAATTCTTGACTGCGGTTGTAATTTTATGAGACAGCAGTTAAAGGCATTCGCTTTGACCCAAATAATCATTCACCAAATAACTCAGTTTGCGGTGGAGATATTTGAGAGTAGAGAGATGTtctataactaaaaaaaaaaagttttaaccAGTAGAGTTAATAAGGCATTAAAACTGGATGAAGGTACTGTATCTCCTAATATTCTCACATCCCACCCTCTGAGCTTCTTAAATGGTTCTCTGTCAGAATCCACAGCTCTTTTAAGAACCTATCCTATTTATGGAACATTACTATTaaacaaaagtgctttttttttgtagtgaaaAATTGTTCTTTGGACTTTACAAAATTTCCTTATGGcattaagaaaaaaaggattttattaGGAAACATCTGCTGAAAGGTTCCACAAATGGTTCTTCGATGGAATTACTGTGAAAACTCCTTTTGGTTGTATGTAGTTATCAACACGATGATGAAGATTCGGTTACATTCTGTAGGAAAAGAGGTTCCACTCTTTAGTCATTTCTTTAgccaaaaccaaacaaacaccaAGTCGAACGCAGAACAACATTAAGCTACATTCACCAGTCACTGTATTATGATATCACCAGTCAGTGTATTATTACAGGTTGCCATGGTAAATCATTCTCCTTGCATGCCATTGGCTTCCCTAAATCTCATCCACGTCTCCACAGAAACCGGTCCTGGACCCACCCTTCATCGAGTCTCATCAGCGAGTGTGCACTTACAACCAGACCCAACTGGTCACCGTGCAGCTGCCCAACTGCTCGTCTGGTATGGATCCGTACTACACCTACCCCGTGGCCCTGAGgtgtgagtgtggagtgtgtgtgaccaGCACCACTGAGTGTATCGCCTCCAtctgagagagacagtcagGCCAGGAGACGAGCGTTTCCCCTCTTCCTCGTTTATTTTGAGCTTTCCAGACCATTCGACCAGCAGCgtgaatgaaaatattaaacaactccagtttctttattataaacttCTTATTGCTTATTAGCTCCACAGCTGGGACGAGCTTTATGTCATTTAATATATCTTGAATCCTGAGcatgaaacaacacacacacacacacacacacagacacacacacagacacacacacacacacacacagattcacacacacagacacacaaagacagacagacacacacagacacacacacaggcacagacacacacacaaacacacacacacagactcacacccacacagactcacacacacacacacacacacacacacacagacacacacaggaacagacacacacagacacagacgcacacacacagagacacacacaaacacacagacacacacacacacacacacacacacacagacacacacaggaacagacacacacacagacagacagacacacacacaaacacacagagacacacacaaacacaaaaacagacacacacacacaaacacacagacatacacacaaacacacaaacagacacacacaaacacagacagacagacacacacacaaacacaaaaacagacacacacacacacaaacacacagacagacacacaaacacaaaaacagacacacacaaacacagacagacagacacacacacacaaacacacagacacacacacacaaacacacagacagacacacacagacatagacatagAGTCCAAAAATAAATGCTCATTGATCAAATCTAAAAATAACTCTGTTTTCTTGCCTGAAGTTGGACGAGATAATGAGTGATATTAGTGAGAAAGAAGAGACTGATATTCCTCAGACAGCAGCTGGTATTTAATTACATTCTTCAGTAAATCACAAAAGATGACGagtaaacacagtgacacagaaacacaggcaGCTCTTCATCTCTCCATGCTTTAGGTGAAAAATATAACTGATCAAATCACTCATGACAGTGCTGTCTCCTCAGGAGAGTCCACTTATTATGTGCATGCTTGCACAAgggcatgcgcacacacacacacacacacacacacacactcacatacacacacaaacgcacacacacgcacacacacgcacacatacacacgcatgcacgcacacatacacacacacacacacacgcatgcacacaaataaacacacacacatacacatacacacaaacgcacacacacacacacacacacatacgcacacacacacacatacgcacacatacacaaacacacacatacacacgcacgcacacataaataaacacacacagacacactctttctctctctctctctctctctctctctctcacagagacacacacactctctctttctcacacacacaaacacacacacacacagacacacattccctccctcactcagtccagatttgttgttctttattaaaatattttctgtaaacTGCAGTGGtattagagaaataaaataaacccttTAACTCTTGTCTCTTTGCTTCTTATCACTGCTCCATGAAGTGCTTAGTTTCCTACAGCAGCATGACGCTGGACGTGTTGCATATAAATGTCTCACTCGAATTTCTCTGTAAGCTCCAGAGGACACAGAAGAGAAGGCTGCTGTTTCCTGATCCGAAGCGGAGTGTAAAATAACTGCACGGGCTCCTCGCAGTCAGTAAACACAGGAattgatttacatttttgacTTTGGGATATTTTTCCGgtttaatgttgtttaaatCGATTCAAGACGTCTTTTAGTTCTGCTTCAAAGCTGTCCAAATGTCTCACACCTCTGGCTGCAACTCAGCCTGTATTCAGGTGTGGAGACAAAATTCTGTGTCAGAACAGTTCTGTGCAGTggagcattaaataaaaaaaaataaaaaatcaccaGCTATAGATGGAATGATATGataagaaggagaaggagatgaaggagaaaacTTGATTATCGCAGAAAAAACAACTGGGTGCTGGTGCTAatggttcacacacacacacacacacacgcacacgcacacgcacacacacacacacacacacacacacacacacacacacacacagagtgagagagagagagagagagagagagagagagagagagagagagagagaaacagaaagagagaaaaagagaatgagagagagagagggggagagagaaagagagagaaacagaaagggagagagagagagagaatgagagaaacagaaacagaaagagaatgagagagagagagagagagagagagagagagaaacagagatacagagagagaacaagagagagagagtgagagagagacaacaagagaaagagagagagagagacagacacacacacacgcacacacgcacgcacgcacacacacatacacacacacacacacacacacacaaatcctctAACCGTGGGTCACAGAAGACCCCTGAATTCTGTCCCCCTGCTCTGTATCCACACTTTTCTCCCAGAGTTTCAGAACTAATTTCTATCTCGTCTCCGTTATGAGCCGAGAGGGACTTTGTCTGCTGCGGGAGAAACTGCTGAATTAAACTGCTAATGAGACAAAGGCAAGCTGCAGCAGACGAGTAACTTTATGTATCCCATTGTTTTCTTACAAGTAATAAATATAAGTGggaaaataacacaaaacatgTTTCATACTGTTACACAGGAAAGGATCAGTAGGAGTTATGGggcaaaaaaatgaaagtttttaCTTGAACATagttaataattttatatgtaTCTGGATGgatgacaaaagaaataaatataataaaaatctggatataaatttgtatatacagtgtaaaatgtacacaacaacaacaacaacaacaacaacaacaataatattattattaatagtaacaataataatgataacaataattaataataactataataataataataattattattattattaattattcttcttcttcttcttcttcctcttcttcttcttattattataattcttcttattattattattattattgtttccaAGAGGGACCATGATGAGTGAGGAAAGAAAGGactgagatgatgatgatgatgatgaggaggaggaggaggaggaggaggaggaggagaagtaaAGAAGATAAAAAATGGGAAGGACAGACAAcaagatgaaggagaaacagaagatagagagagatatggagagAGGATAGAAAGGGAAACGagagagaaaatacaaaaagaattaCTTTCAAATATATTGCagtgagagagataaatagaaaaaagaaaaaagagggcaGAGAGaataggagagagagaataggggagagagagagagagagagagagagagagagagagagagagagagagagagagagagagagagagagagagagagagagagagagagagagagagagagagagaataggggagagagagagagagagagagagagagagagagagagagagagagagactgaatggTCTCATTCACAGTGAGGACAGAGAGTAAAATCAGACAGGAGGAAAAGTCACGTCCTCTCGACGGACTGAAATTACAGAGCCACAAAGGACTGGAGTGTAAGACGGTCTgactgacactcacactgacacgtgAAGAGAACGTGACAGGACGTGACAAGACCGTTACTACAGACCCAGTCACAGCACTGTGATAAACAACTGAAAACCTCACCACTGGTTTCACTCTCTGCagcaaatcacagctttataacAACGCGCTCATCCGAatccgtttctatagtaaccactCAGGGAGTCACATGGACTCTGCTCATAAACGTTTCTACTAATCGTTGATATGGtaaagctttctgtaaggaCGTGTTGCTTTAGCGTTGATGGAAGGAGAAAGTTGAGGTTTTCCACCATCTTCAGGACACTTCAGGGTTgctggtttctctgtaacaccaCTGGCTTTGTGTCTtgttaacttcaagagagagaaaaccaagAGCAGAGTGACATGATGTGATGGATGTTTAAAGCTGCTATAGCATACATGAGAgcaggaacaggaacaggagcaggaggaggagcaggaacaggagcaggagcaggaacaggaggaggagcagaAGCAGGAACATGAGCAGGAACATGAGCAGGAGCAGGAATAGGAACAGAAACAGGAGcaggaacaggaacaggcacatgagcaggaacaggaacatgagcaggagcaggaacaggagcaggagcaggagcaggagcagaaGCAGAAGCAGGAACAGGAACATGAACAGGAGCAGGAACATGAACAGGAGCAGGAGCAGAAACAGGAGCAGTAAGAGGAACAGGAGCAGGAACAGGATTAGGAGCAGGAACATGAACAGGAGCAGGAGCAGAAACAGGAGCAGGAAGAGGAACAGGAACAGGATTAGTAACAAACATACCACAACATTAAGGTGATATAAAGTTCTCTCTGCTTTCACCGCATGTCTTATTCATCATGCATCAGGGACAGCAACTAAATTAGATGTTTCTGAGCAgataaaacactaaactgtgcagTAAAACACGTTAACTACAAGCCCAGGATTGAGTAATCGAAAGAGACTAAAGACCACGAATGGATCAAACCCCGTCCAGTCTCTTAAACCATACCGGAAAACGACAATAAATAGATTACCTTCAAGTACGGCAAGAAAACCGACACcgttcaagaaaaaaataagattaacATAATTTCCTGCTGCTGATCTGGGGGTTAATGTGGGCAGAAACAACCTCTCTTGGCTCAAGGCTTCTCTCAGTGGAGAAGAAACTTTACGTTCTTTACTGAAGTCTCGCTGATTCAGACGTCATTCAGCCGCCAGCTCGATGTACAGCAAGCTCAGCGTCATCATGGTCACGTGTATTAGCTTCGCACCTCTGAAGTGATTCAGACCAACTACTGATTCTTTCCATCTTCTCTGACTGGAACATTTAATGGAGAATATGAAGAGaattcgggggcacggtggcttagtggttagcacgttcgcctcacacctccagggttgggggttcgattcccgcctccgccttgtgtgtgtggagtttgcatgttctccccgtgcctccattcattcattcattcattcatcttctaccgcttatccgaactacctcgggtcacggggagcctgtgcctatctcaggcgtcatcgggcatcaaggcaggatacaccctggacggagtgccaacccatcacagggcacacacacactctctcattcactcacacaatcacacactacggacaatttttccagagatgccaatcaacctaccatgcatgtctttggaccgggggaggaaaccggagtacccggaggaaacccccgaggcacggggagaacatgcaaactccacacacacaaggtggaggcgggaatcgaacccccaaccctggaggtgtgaggtgaacgtgctaaccactaagccaccgtgacccccccccaGAATTATCATGTAATTATCAATCGGTCTTGCTCTTTGGTGGGAGGGGCGTACTCTCtttctcccctgtcaatcacagcggTCACTAGCCAATCACAGGAGTCTGTGAGCTTTAGTACTGTGTAAGAGAGCCTCAGCTTGAATTGGTGGGAGCCTTCAGGTGAGCAGTTTCAGTCTGATTTAGATTCAATCCCCtg
The Tachysurus vachellii isolate PV-2020 chromosome 6, HZAU_Pvac_v1, whole genome shotgun sequence genome window above contains:
- the gphb5 gene encoding glycoprotein hormone beta-5, producing MAFRRSQTLRLSETSLCCAVVCVLLCLSHRSHVSAVNLQHFIGCSVREFTFMAQKPGCGRLQITTDACWGRCETWEKPVLDPPFIESHQRVCTYNQTQLVTVQLPNCSSGMDPYYTYPVALRCECGVCVTSTTECIASI